In the genome of Nitrospira japonica, one region contains:
- a CDS encoding tyrosine-type recombinase/integrase, producing MGLTKRKDSYYVEFPVLVDGKTLRLAPNLSVGKLKRWKVGCKNKEEARKQEAIIKTKLLQGMSTEVPTVPITVRDYCQRWLKSSKVNLAARTHSSYSQIVRLYIEPALGGQAVAALGWANVRAMLNVKQQAGCSADTTRIIRAVLSSMLTDAAEEGVIAVNPLLGQRRKRRAGQTIAPDVDPLTWQQKEAFETKLDELEESQSLSRSYTMLFRTYLKTGLRPSEGRALQPGDIDFVGRRVRVERSATLEGQIKSTKTGESRWVDLSDGILAELESYLTHLRAEDIARGKASDWLFPSLSGGLLDESHVVRAFHRVLDAAGLPRFRVYDLRHTFASLLLSSNVPLLYVSHQLGHTKPTITLKYYARWIPSGEVHRVNVLDAANTVITPATASREAATSLPT from the coding sequence ATGGGACTGACCAAACGGAAGGATAGTTATTATGTTGAATTTCCAGTCCTCGTTGACGGGAAGACGCTTAGGCTCGCGCCAAACTTGTCGGTAGGTAAGCTCAAGCGGTGGAAGGTTGGATGCAAGAACAAGGAGGAGGCGCGGAAACAGGAAGCCATCATCAAGACGAAGTTGCTGCAGGGGATGAGCACGGAAGTCCCAACTGTGCCCATCACCGTCAGGGACTATTGTCAGCGGTGGTTGAAAAGTTCAAAGGTGAATTTAGCCGCCAGAACCCATTCCAGTTACAGTCAGATCGTGAGACTGTACATTGAGCCCGCTTTAGGAGGACAAGCTGTCGCTGCACTTGGCTGGGCCAATGTGAGGGCCATGCTGAATGTTAAGCAGCAGGCAGGATGCTCGGCTGATACGACACGCATTATTCGGGCTGTTCTCTCGTCAATGCTGACCGATGCGGCGGAGGAAGGGGTCATCGCCGTGAACCCGCTACTTGGTCAAAGGCGAAAGCGTCGCGCAGGGCAAACAATAGCTCCTGACGTGGATCCGCTGACCTGGCAGCAGAAAGAAGCATTTGAAACGAAACTTGATGAGTTGGAGGAAAGCCAATCGCTGTCCCGTTCCTATACCATGCTATTCCGCACGTACCTTAAGACAGGTCTCCGCCCCAGTGAGGGACGAGCATTACAGCCTGGCGATATCGATTTCGTGGGGCGCCGGGTACGAGTGGAGCGGTCGGCAACGCTGGAGGGGCAGATCAAGAGTACCAAAACCGGTGAATCACGATGGGTGGATTTGTCGGATGGGATACTGGCCGAGCTGGAGTCTTACCTCACGCACCTACGGGCTGAGGACATTGCTCGGGGGAAGGCATCGGATTGGCTCTTCCCGTCTCTTTCAGGAGGCCTTCTGGATGAGAGCCATGTCGTGAGAGCGTTTCACCGGGTGCTAGACGCTGCAGGCTTGCCGAGATTCCGAGTGTACGATCTCCGACATACCTTCGCGTCCTTACTCCTATCGTCGAATGTCCCATTGCTCTATGTCAGCCACCAATTGGGACATACTAAGCCGACGATCACGCTGAAGTATTACGCGAGATGGATTCCGAGCGGAGAGGTGCATCGGGTGAACGTGTTGGATGCCGCTAACACTGTAATAACACCAGCCACCGCTTCTCGCGAAGCGGCGACGAGTTTACCCACCTAA
- a CDS encoding helix-turn-helix domain-containing protein translates to MDRVEVRQSASTLPGSSLLIIGSYTATILFMQTQLKSWREKRGLSVRSLAERSGVHYVSIVKLENGRLDPQLSTVIKLCQALRITLNQLVGPLQRPQKGR, encoded by the coding sequence ATGGATCGCGTCGAAGTCCGTCAAAGTGCATCGACCCTTCCAGGTTCTAGCCTCTTGATTATCGGTAGCTATACAGCTACCATTCTGTTTATGCAGACACAGTTGAAATCTTGGCGAGAGAAGCGGGGCTTGAGCGTACGGAGCCTGGCGGAGCGGTCAGGTGTGCACTATGTCTCCATCGTGAAGCTGGAGAACGGCAGGCTGGACCCGCAACTCTCGACGGTCATCAAGCTGTGTCAGGCGTTACGGATCACTCTTAACCAATTAGTCGGCCCGCTACAGCGGCCGCAGAAGGGGAGGTAG
- a CDS encoding YkgJ family cysteine cluster protein yields MSPKSMRGQTIPNDPLRATHSTRLQRQTDGWFQRAEAALLGAVPCRAGCSHCCIGPFPITVLDVQALHEGLARLEPHDREEIQRNAAEQTAVLEQAAPSLKQAPFVDQFADAETDRLVTLLEDAPCPALSAEGLCRVYDHRPLTCRSMGIPVVEPTGTFGACAVQTFVPIRRLPASLREEEETLAAQEAVALHQIRLSSPTPGEEVLLPYGFLPSLHTIAGRSRT; encoded by the coding sequence ATGTCGCCGAAATCCATGCGTGGACAGACGATTCCGAACGATCCTCTACGGGCCACGCATTCAACGCGACTCCAGCGCCAGACCGACGGCTGGTTTCAGCGGGCTGAAGCCGCCCTGCTCGGAGCGGTCCCATGTCGGGCCGGCTGTTCCCATTGTTGTATTGGTCCGTTCCCCATCACAGTGCTCGACGTCCAGGCGCTCCATGAAGGACTCGCGCGGCTCGAACCGCATGACCGCGAAGAGATTCAGCGGAACGCCGCCGAACAAACAGCCGTGCTCGAGCAGGCTGCCCCCTCGTTGAAACAGGCGCCCTTCGTCGATCAATTCGCCGACGCCGAAACCGATCGGTTGGTCACGCTTCTAGAGGATGCTCCCTGCCCTGCCTTGAGTGCCGAAGGCCTCTGTCGTGTCTATGATCATCGGCCGCTGACCTGCCGGTCCATGGGGATTCCCGTCGTAGAACCAACTGGGACGTTCGGCGCCTGCGCCGTTCAGACCTTTGTCCCGATTCGCCGCCTCCCTGCATCCCTTCGGGAAGAGGAAGAAACGCTCGCCGCACAAGAGGCCGTGGCCCTGCACCAGATCCGGCTCTCATCGCCGACGCCGGGAGAAGAAGTGCTCCTGCCTTACGGATTTCTGCCGAGCCTCCACACGATTGCCGGCCGCTCCCGCACCTAG